In the Chloroflexota bacterium genome, one interval contains:
- a CDS encoding Gfo/Idh/MocA family oxidoreductase — MATEQQRLRIGFIGLGMAGSGMVRSMVEHPDVSIAAAADRHAEPREAFARDFEAEVYEDAEELCESPNVDFVYVATPHQFHKEHVIMAAEHGKHVIVEKPLALTMEDCDAIIEAVDRTGVKVIVGHTHSYDPAIRVMRQMIASGDYGRLGMINTWNYTNFLYRPRRPEELDTSLGGGILFNQVPHQVDSVRVLGGGVVKSVRSATGVWDPDRPTEGSHLTFLQFEDGAAASLVY, encoded by the coding sequence ATGGCGACAGAGCAACAGCGACTCCGCATCGGCTTCATCGGGCTTGGGATGGCAGGGTCCGGCATGGTGCGGAGTATGGTGGAGCACCCCGACGTGAGCATCGCGGCGGCCGCGGACCGGCACGCCGAGCCGAGAGAGGCCTTCGCGCGGGACTTCGAAGCGGAGGTGTACGAGGACGCTGAGGAGCTGTGCGAGAGCCCCAACGTCGACTTCGTCTACGTCGCGACGCCGCACCAGTTCCACAAAGAGCACGTCATCATGGCGGCCGAGCACGGCAAGCACGTCATAGTCGAGAAGCCGCTCGCGCTGACGATGGAGGACTGCGACGCCATCATCGAGGCCGTCGACCGCACCGGCGTCAAGGTGATTGTCGGGCACACCCACAGCTATGACCCGGCCATCCGCGTCATGCGGCAGATGATCGCGAGCGGCGACTACGGCCGGCTCGGAATGATCAACACCTGGAACTACACCAACTTCCTCTACCGGCCACGGCGGCCCGAGGAACTGGACACGTCACTGGGCGGCGGGATCCTCTTCAACCAGGTGCCCCACCAGGTGGACAGCGTGCGGGTGCTTGGCGGCGGCGTCGTGAAGAGCGTACGGTCGGCGACGGGCGTCTGGGACCCCGACCGGCCGACGGAGGGCAGCCACCTGACGTTCCTGCAGTTCGAGGACGGGGCGGCGGCGTCGCTGGTGTACAG